The following proteins are encoded in a genomic region of uncultured Vibrio sp.:
- the fadJ gene encoding fatty acid oxidation complex subunit alpha FadJ translates to MSEQKAFSLKIDEQNIAWLAIDVPNEKMNTLQAAFVEDMQEIFAQLKDSTGVKGMIIHSLKPDNFVAGADVRMLDACTTASEAEALAKQGQELFQQLSELPYPVVAAIHGPCLGGGLELALACDYRVCTESDITRLGLPEVQLGLLPGSGGTQRLPRLIGLLPSLDLILTGKQLRAKKAKRLGVVDACVPETILFDVAKQFIDKGKSKGKKKQSTKEKLMSGSGLGRKFVFEQAAKKTNEKTRGNYPATVAILEVIQHGLEKGLVKGQELEAKRFGELVMSSESKALRSIFFATTEMKKEHGTDAKPAAVKKVGVLGGGLMGAGISHVSVAKAKVPVRIKDVSNDGVLNALNYNYKLFDKQRKRRILSKADLQAKMMQLSGGVDFTSFNQIDVVIEAVFEDLDLKQQMVADIEANAKPDTIFATNTSSLPIHKIAEKAERPENIVGLHYFSPVEKMPLVEVIPHETTSDETISTVVALAKKQGKTPIVVKDKAGFYVNRILAPYMNEAAHILLANEPIEKIDNALLDFGFPVGPITLLDEVGVDIGAKIMPILVNELGERFKGPDVFDTLLNDGRKGRKSGKGFYTYKGKKKEVDKSVYKLLKLEPESKLSDNDIALRCVLPMLNEAVRCLDDGIIRSPRDGDIGAIFGIGFPPFLGGPFRYMDQYGLKELVEKMNEFASKYGDRYAPCDGLLTRAGEERTFY, encoded by the coding sequence ATGAGTGAACAAAAAGCATTTAGTCTGAAGATTGACGAGCAGAACATCGCTTGGTTGGCCATTGATGTGCCTAATGAAAAGATGAACACGCTACAGGCGGCTTTTGTTGAAGATATGCAGGAAATATTCGCACAGCTAAAAGACTCAACTGGAGTGAAAGGGATGATTATTCATTCCCTGAAGCCAGATAACTTTGTTGCGGGTGCCGATGTACGTATGCTTGACGCATGTACTACCGCAAGCGAAGCGGAAGCATTGGCAAAGCAAGGTCAAGAACTCTTCCAACAGCTGTCTGAGCTGCCTTATCCGGTCGTTGCTGCTATTCATGGCCCTTGTCTCGGAGGCGGTTTAGAGCTTGCTTTAGCGTGTGACTATCGTGTCTGTACGGAATCCGACATCACACGTTTAGGTCTGCCAGAAGTACAGTTAGGCTTGCTACCAGGCTCTGGTGGTACACAGCGACTTCCTCGATTAATTGGTCTGTTACCTTCACTTGATTTAATCCTGACGGGTAAACAGCTCCGCGCGAAAAAAGCTAAAAGACTGGGCGTCGTGGATGCATGCGTACCAGAGACTATTTTGTTCGATGTCGCTAAGCAGTTTATCGACAAAGGCAAAAGTAAAGGTAAGAAAAAGCAGTCGACCAAAGAGAAGTTGATGTCGGGCAGCGGGCTAGGGCGTAAGTTTGTGTTTGAGCAAGCTGCGAAGAAAACCAACGAAAAAACCCGAGGCAACTATCCTGCTACCGTAGCGATTCTGGAAGTTATCCAGCATGGTCTGGAGAAAGGGTTAGTCAAAGGCCAGGAGCTAGAAGCGAAGCGCTTCGGTGAACTGGTGATGAGCTCAGAGTCTAAAGCGCTGCGTTCCATCTTCTTTGCGACCACAGAGATGAAGAAAGAACACGGCACGGATGCCAAACCAGCCGCTGTGAAAAAGGTCGGAGTATTGGGTGGTGGTTTGATGGGCGCTGGCATTAGTCATGTCTCCGTTGCGAAAGCTAAAGTGCCGGTTCGCATTAAAGACGTGAGCAATGACGGTGTCTTAAATGCGCTGAACTACAACTACAAGTTGTTCGACAAGCAACGTAAGCGTCGCATTCTCTCTAAAGCGGATCTACAGGCAAAAATGATGCAGCTTTCGGGAGGCGTAGACTTCACCAGTTTCAACCAGATTGATGTGGTTATTGAGGCGGTGTTTGAAGACCTTGATTTGAAACAGCAGATGGTTGCGGATATTGAAGCAAACGCGAAGCCGGATACCATTTTTGCGACCAACACGTCTTCACTGCCAATCCATAAAATTGCAGAAAAAGCAGAACGTCCAGAGAATATTGTCGGTTTGCACTATTTCAGCCCGGTAGAGAAAATGCCGCTGGTGGAGGTTATCCCGCATGAAACCACATCAGACGAAACTATTTCTACGGTGGTGGCGTTAGCCAAGAAACAGGGTAAAACGCCAATTGTGGTGAAAGATAAAGCTGGCTTCTACGTCAACCGCATTCTTGCACCTTACATGAACGAAGCTGCGCATATCTTGCTGGCAAACGAGCCGATAGAAAAGATAGATAACGCGTTACTGGATTTTGGCTTCCCGGTTGGGCCAATCACACTGCTTGATGAAGTCGGCGTGGATATTGGCGCTAAAATCATGCCGATTCTGGTCAATGAATTGGGCGAGCGATTCAAAGGTCCGGATGTATTCGATACTTTGCTTAACGACGGCCGTAAAGGTCGTAAGAGTGGCAAAGGTTTTTACACATACAAAGGTAAGAAGAAAGAAGTCGATAAGTCTGTCTATAAGTTATTGAAACTTGAGCCTGAGTCTAAGCTAAGCGATAACGATATTGCACTGCGCTGTGTGCTGCCAATGTTGAATGAAGCGGTACGCTGTTTAGATGACGGTATTATTCGTTCGCCACGCGATGGTGATATTGGTGCGATTTTCGGTATTGGCTTCCCACCATTCTTGGGTGGTCCTTTCCGTTATATGGATCAGTATGGCTTGAAAGAGCTGGTCGAGAAAATGAACGAATTTGCGTCGAAATACGGTGATCGTTATGCACCGTGTGACGGCTTGTTGACACGCGCGGGTGAAGAACGCACTTTTTATTAG
- a CDS encoding CG2 omega domain protein, with protein MKKLLLLAAVLLPLASAHAEITVKGDDFELSKDCVRLSGDNVSIKSDDCTSKNWDKDKKGNASVHGDDNPGQGHKGKKDKKK; from the coding sequence ATGAAAAAATTACTATTACTTGCTGCGGTTCTACTCCCACTCGCTTCAGCTCATGCAGAAATTACTGTGAAAGGTGATGACTTTGAACTAAGCAAAGACTGTGTTCGCTTGAGCGGTGATAATGTCTCTATCAAGTCAGATGACTGTACTTCTAAAAATTGGGATAAGGACAAGAAGGGGAACGCTAGCGTTCATGGTGATGACAACCCAGGTCAAGGCCACAAAGGTAAAAAAGACAAGAAGAAATAA
- a CDS encoding insulinase family protein: MHLSPNDSNQYRYITLSNDLRVLVIHSDTAQQSAAALAVNVGHFDDPDDRQGLAHYLEHMLFLGTEKYPKVGEFQSYISQHGGTNNAWTGTEHTCFFFDVTPNAFENALDRFSQFFAAPLFNEEALDKERQAVDSEYKLKLNDDSRRLYQVNKEVINPKHPFSKFSVGNIDTLGDRNGKSIRDEIVEFHHSQYSADLMTLTLFGPQSLDEQQAWVERMFADIPNHQLKGKSIDVPIGTESSTGIFVQIEPIKEFRKLILTFPMPGMDEYYGTKPLSYFAHLLGYEGEGSLMIQLKNKGWITSLSAGGGASGSNYRDFTVSCTLTPTGLDHVDDVVQAVFQYLSLIRQEGMDEWRYLEKQAVLESAFRFQEPSRPLDFVSHLVVNMQHYQPQDTIYGDYKMAGYDEELQRYLLNYLSIDNVRVTLIAKGLEYDRTAEWYFTPYSVTPFTSEQKRFFHQIDPRWQFVLPEKNPYICYNLDPMPLENGHSLPELIEDLEGFRLWHLQDDEFRVPKGVVYVAIDSSHAVASPKNIVKTRLCVEMFLDSLAQETYQAEIAGMGYNMYAHQGGVTLTLSGFSQKLPQLLEMILRRFAAREFSQTRFDTIKQQLLRNWRNSAQDRPISQLFNSLTGLLQPNNPPFATLAEALEQIEVDELSVFVESILAELHIEMFIYGDWQRKQAHDMATTLKDALRVKEQRYEEALRPLVMLGQNGSFQREVHCNQQDSAVVIYHQCEDIEPRNIALYSLANHLMSATFFHEIRTKQQLGYMVGTGNMPLNRHPGIVLYVQSPNAAPAELVTSIDEFLNAFYMVLLELNDYQWHTSKRGLWNQIATPDTTLRGRAQRLWVAIGNKDADFNQREKVLAELKKLTRADMIRFVVNELKPRTANRLVMHSQGQAHADEPRIHLGQEIGSIEEFQLRPKDCGLG, from the coding sequence GTGCACCTAAGTCCTAACGATTCAAATCAATACCGTTACATTACGCTGAGTAATGATTTGCGCGTATTGGTGATTCATTCCGATACAGCTCAACAGTCTGCTGCCGCTTTAGCAGTGAACGTTGGACACTTTGACGATCCCGATGATCGCCAAGGTTTAGCGCACTATTTAGAACACATGCTTTTTTTGGGTACGGAAAAATACCCTAAAGTAGGCGAGTTTCAAAGCTATATTAGCCAACATGGGGGCACAAACAACGCTTGGACCGGAACAGAACACACCTGTTTCTTTTTCGATGTCACCCCAAATGCTTTTGAAAACGCACTCGATCGCTTTAGTCAATTCTTTGCCGCACCTTTGTTTAACGAGGAGGCGTTAGACAAAGAACGTCAGGCGGTAGATTCAGAATACAAACTAAAACTGAATGACGATTCTCGTCGTTTGTATCAGGTTAATAAAGAAGTCATCAATCCAAAGCATCCTTTTTCAAAGTTTTCCGTAGGAAATATTGATACGCTCGGTGACAGAAATGGTAAGTCTATTCGTGACGAAATCGTCGAGTTCCATCATTCTCAATACTCTGCTGATTTAATGACACTGACGCTGTTTGGCCCTCAATCCCTTGATGAGCAGCAAGCGTGGGTAGAGCGTATGTTTGCGGACATTCCGAATCATCAATTAAAAGGCAAATCTATCGATGTGCCAATTGGGACGGAAAGCAGCACCGGAATATTTGTTCAGATAGAGCCTATCAAAGAGTTCCGCAAGTTAATTTTGACCTTTCCCATGCCAGGAATGGACGAGTATTACGGCACAAAACCCCTCTCCTATTTTGCCCATTTGCTGGGCTATGAAGGAGAAGGCAGCTTAATGATTCAGCTCAAGAATAAAGGATGGATCACTTCGCTTTCTGCCGGAGGTGGTGCAAGTGGCAGCAATTACCGTGACTTTACCGTGAGCTGTACACTCACACCAACAGGACTAGATCACGTCGATGATGTCGTTCAGGCGGTCTTCCAGTATTTATCCTTAATCCGACAAGAAGGGATGGATGAATGGCGCTACCTTGAAAAACAGGCTGTGCTCGAATCAGCATTTCGCTTTCAGGAGCCGTCAAGACCGCTGGATTTTGTCAGTCATCTTGTGGTCAACATGCAGCACTATCAGCCGCAAGATACCATCTATGGCGATTACAAGATGGCGGGCTATGACGAAGAGCTGCAACGTTATTTGTTGAATTATTTAAGCATCGACAACGTACGAGTGACGCTTATTGCCAAGGGGTTAGAATACGATCGGACCGCAGAATGGTATTTCACCCCGTACTCCGTGACGCCATTTACCAGCGAGCAAAAACGATTCTTCCATCAAATTGACCCGCGTTGGCAATTTGTATTACCCGAAAAAAACCCGTATATCTGCTACAACCTTGATCCTATGCCGCTGGAAAATGGTCATTCTCTGCCAGAGTTAATTGAGGACTTGGAAGGTTTCCGTCTTTGGCATTTACAAGACGATGAATTCCGTGTTCCGAAGGGCGTGGTGTACGTGGCAATCGACAGTTCTCATGCTGTCGCTTCACCAAAAAACATCGTCAAGACCCGCCTCTGTGTTGAAATGTTTCTCGACTCGCTAGCGCAAGAAACTTATCAGGCAGAAATCGCGGGGATGGGCTACAACATGTATGCCCACCAAGGCGGCGTGACGCTCACTTTATCCGGATTTAGCCAAAAACTTCCCCAGCTATTAGAGATGATTTTGCGCCGCTTCGCCGCTCGCGAGTTCAGCCAAACTCGATTTGACACCATCAAACAACAATTACTTAGAAACTGGCGAAACTCCGCGCAAGATCGTCCTATTTCACAACTGTTCAACTCTTTAACCGGGTTGTTACAGCCAAACAATCCACCGTTTGCGACACTTGCCGAGGCTCTAGAGCAGATTGAAGTCGACGAATTATCTGTGTTTGTAGAATCGATTCTCGCCGAGCTGCATATAGAAATGTTCATCTATGGTGACTGGCAACGTAAACAAGCACACGACATGGCTACCACACTGAAAGACGCTCTACGGGTTAAAGAGCAGCGCTATGAAGAAGCACTTCGACCATTGGTGATGCTGGGTCAAAACGGCAGTTTTCAGCGTGAAGTGCACTGTAACCAGCAGGACTCGGCCGTCGTTATTTATCATCAATGTGAGGATATTGAACCACGCAATATTGCCCTTTACTCTCTGGCAAACCATTTGATGTCGGCGACGTTCTTTCACGAAATACGCACTAAACAGCAATTAGGCTATATGGTCGGCACAGGGAACATGCCACTCAACCGCCATCCGGGCATCGTTCTTTATGTCCAGTCGCCAAATGCCGCGCCTGCTGAGCTCGTTACTTCTATTGACGAGTTTTTAAACGCGTTTTACATGGTGCTATTAGAGCTTAATGACTACCAGTGGCACACCAGTAAACGTGGCTTGTGGAATCAGATAGCAACACCGGACACCACACTGCGTGGACGAGCTCAACGCCTTTGGGTTGCAATCGGTAACAAAGACGCTGATTTTAATCAGCGAGAAAAAGTGCTGGCAGAACTGAAAAAGCTCACTCGTGCAGATATGATCCGTTTTGTGGTAAATGAGCTAAAACCTAGAACAGCCAATCGTTTGGTGATGCATTCACAAGGTCAGGCTCACGCTGATGAACCTCGCATCCACTTAGGGCAAGAAATAGGCTCTATTGAAGAGTTTCAACTACGACCAAAAGATTGCGGGTTAGGGTAA
- the sixA gene encoding phosphohistidine phosphatase SixA encodes MKIFIMRHGEAEHFADSDAARQLTQRGRDESEAVARACKEQGCAQFDKVLVSPYIRAQQTWQEVSEHFSAKSIETFEDITPYGQSECVYDYANALIEVEKLESLLFVSHLPLVGYLTAEFVRDMAPPMFPTSGLVCVEYDPQTQQGEVLWHITP; translated from the coding sequence ATGAAAATATTCATTATGCGTCATGGCGAAGCCGAACACTTTGCGGATTCTGACGCAGCTAGACAACTGACCCAAAGAGGCAGAGATGAGTCAGAGGCTGTTGCCCGAGCGTGCAAAGAGCAAGGTTGTGCTCAATTCGACAAAGTACTCGTGAGCCCATACATTCGAGCTCAACAAACCTGGCAAGAAGTCAGCGAACACTTTTCGGCCAAAAGTATTGAAACGTTTGAAGATATCACACCATACGGACAATCTGAATGCGTGTACGACTATGCCAATGCACTCATTGAAGTCGAAAAGCTTGAGTCGTTGCTGTTCGTATCCCATTTACCGTTAGTCGGATATTTAACCGCAGAATTTGTGCGAGACATGGCACCACCCATGTTTCCGACATCCGGGTTGGTTTGTGTCGAATACGATCCTCAAACCCAACAGGGTGAGGTGTTGTGGCATATCACGCCATAA
- the smrB gene encoding endonuclease SmrB, whose amino-acid sequence MSKKDTEHDDDFALFQEAVQGVKKLRQDTIIQQPKKNTKQKEIKRSNREASDAEFYFSDEFVPLLNEEGPTRYARDDVSTYEVKRLRRGVYVPDVFLDMHGMTQQEAKRELGAMIAYCVKNEIHCACVQHGIGKHILKQKTPLWLAQHPDVMAFHQAPLEFGGDGALLVLLSIPEK is encoded by the coding sequence ATGAGCAAAAAAGACACCGAACACGATGACGATTTCGCCTTGTTTCAGGAAGCAGTACAGGGCGTAAAAAAGTTGCGACAGGATACCATAATCCAGCAACCAAAAAAAAATACTAAGCAAAAAGAAATCAAGCGCTCAAACCGCGAAGCGAGTGATGCAGAGTTTTACTTTTCTGATGAGTTTGTCCCGCTTCTTAATGAAGAAGGACCGACTCGCTATGCACGTGACGACGTTTCCACCTATGAAGTAAAACGTCTGCGTCGCGGCGTTTATGTGCCCGACGTATTCCTCGACATGCATGGTATGACTCAGCAGGAAGCGAAGCGCGAATTAGGCGCGATGATCGCTTACTGCGTAAAGAACGAAATTCACTGTGCTTGTGTTCAGCACGGGATTGGCAAGCATATCCTCAAACAAAAAACGCCACTATGGCTGGCTCAACACCCTGATGTGATGGCCTTTCACCAAGCGCCTTTAGAGTTTGGGGGTGACGGAGCACTGCTCGTTCTTCTTTCTATTCCAGAGAAATAA
- the prmB gene encoding 50S ribosomal protein L3 N(5)-glutamine methyltransferase, which translates to MDKIFVEEAVSELHTLQDMIRWTVSRFNAANLFYGHGTDNAWDEAVQLILPTLYLPIDVPPHVLSSRLTTSERMRIVERVVKRINDRTPTAYLTNKAWFCGLEFFVDERVLVPRSPIGELIQAEFQPWLVEEPVRIMDMCTGSGCIAIACAHAFPEAEVDAIDISTDALQVAEQNVQDHGMEQQVFPMRSDLFRDLPKEKYNLIVSNPPYVDEEDMNSLPDEFTHEPELGLAAGTDGLKLVRRILANAPDYLTDNGILICEVGNSMIHMMDQYPQIPFTWIEFENGGHGVFMLTRDQLVECAEEFKLYKD; encoded by the coding sequence TTGGATAAGATTTTTGTAGAAGAAGCGGTATCTGAGCTACATACCCTTCAAGATATGATTCGTTGGACGGTCAGCCGCTTTAATGCTGCGAACCTGTTTTACGGTCACGGTACTGATAACGCGTGGGATGAAGCCGTGCAGCTTATCCTGCCAACGTTATACTTGCCGATCGATGTGCCTCCACATGTATTGAGCTCTCGCCTGACAACCAGCGAGCGCATGCGCATTGTTGAGCGTGTAGTAAAACGCATCAACGATCGCACACCTACCGCATACCTGACTAACAAAGCGTGGTTCTGTGGTCTTGAGTTCTTCGTGGATGAACGTGTACTTGTGCCGCGTTCTCCAATTGGTGAACTGATCCAAGCAGAATTCCAACCTTGGTTAGTGGAAGAGCCAGTTCGTATCATGGATATGTGTACGGGTAGTGGCTGTATTGCGATTGCTTGTGCCCACGCGTTCCCAGAAGCAGAAGTTGATGCTATCGATATCTCGACGGATGCACTGCAAGTGGCTGAGCAAAACGTTCAGGATCACGGCATGGAACAGCAAGTATTCCCAATGCGTTCGGATTTGTTCCGTGACTTACCAAAAGAGAAATACAACCTGATCGTGTCAAACCCACCGTACGTGGACGAAGAAGACATGAACAGCCTGCCAGACGAGTTCACGCATGAGCCAGAGCTTGGCCTAGCTGCGGGTACGGATGGTCTGAAATTGGTTCGCCGAATTCTGGCTAATGCGCCTGACTACCTAACGGATAACGGCATCCTGATTTGTGAAGTGGGTAACTCTATGATTCATATGATGGATCAATACCCACAGATTCCATTTACCTGGATTGAATTTGAAAATGGCGGCCACGGTGTATTCATGCTGACCCGTGATCAATTAGTGGAATGTGCAGAAGAGTTCAAACTGTACAAAGACTAA
- the aroC gene encoding chorismate synthase, translated as MAGNSIGQHFRVTTFGESHGIALGCIVDGCPPGLEITEADLQVDLDRRRPGTSRYTTQRREPDEVKILSGVFEGKTTGTSIGLLIENTDQRSKDYSEIKDKFRPGHADYTYHQKYGIRDYRGGGRSSARETAMRVAAGAIAKKYLKDEFGVEIRAYLSQMGDVSIDKVDWDDIENNAFFCPDVDKVEAFDQLIRDLKKEGDSIGAKIQVVATNVPVGLGEPVFDRLDADIAHALMSINAVKGVEVGDGFDVVNQRGSEHRDTLSPQGFGSNHAGGILGGISTGQDIVANIALKPTSSITVPGDTITKEGEPTQLITKGRHDPCVGIRAVPIAEAMLAIVVMDHLLRNRGQNFGVTTETPKI; from the coding sequence ATGGCAGGAAACAGTATCGGACAACATTTCCGAGTGACGACATTCGGGGAAAGTCACGGTATCGCACTGGGATGTATCGTAGACGGGTGCCCGCCGGGGTTAGAAATTACAGAAGCAGATCTGCAAGTCGATCTGGACCGTCGTCGTCCTGGCACATCACGTTACACTACGCAGCGTCGTGAGCCGGATGAAGTTAAAATTCTTTCAGGTGTGTTCGAAGGTAAAACAACGGGTACATCAATCGGTCTGTTGATTGAGAACACCGATCAACGCTCGAAAGATTACTCTGAGATTAAAGATAAGTTCCGTCCAGGACACGCAGATTACACTTACCATCAAAAATACGGCATTCGCGATTACCGTGGTGGCGGCCGTTCGTCAGCTCGTGAAACGGCGATGCGTGTTGCGGCAGGTGCGATTGCAAAAAAATACCTGAAGGATGAATTCGGTGTAGAAATCCGCGCTTACCTGTCACAAATGGGTGATGTGTCTATCGACAAAGTGGATTGGGATGATATCGAAAACAACGCGTTCTTCTGTCCTGATGTTGATAAAGTTGAAGCATTTGATCAGCTTATCCGTGACCTGAAAAAAGAAGGCGACTCAATTGGTGCAAAGATTCAGGTTGTCGCAACCAATGTGCCTGTTGGTCTTGGTGAGCCAGTCTTTGATCGTTTAGATGCAGATATTGCGCATGCGCTGATGAGCATTAACGCGGTGAAAGGCGTTGAAGTGGGTGATGGTTTTGATGTCGTAAACCAACGCGGCAGTGAGCACCGTGACACGCTTTCTCCACAAGGTTTCGGTAGTAACCACGCTGGTGGTATTCTTGGTGGTATTTCTACTGGCCAAGATATTGTGGCAAATATTGCGCTTAAGCCAACCTCGAGCATCACGGTTCCGGGTGACACGATCACCAAAGAAGGCGAACCAACTCAGTTGATCACCAAAGGTCGTCATGACCCATGTGTGGGTATCCGTGCGGTACCAATTGCTGAAGCGATGCTGGCGATTGTTGTGATGGATCATTTGCTTCGTAACCGTGGTCAGAACTTTGGTGTGACGACAGAGACGCCAAAGATTTAA
- a CDS encoding trimeric intracellular cation channel family protein has protein sequence MLLSVLYVIGITAEAMTGALSAGRRKMDWFGVMLVASATAIGGGTVRDILLGHYPLGWVKNPEFLAITCLAGILTTGLAKWVIKLKGLFIRLDALGLIVFSIIGTKIALDMGLHPGICMVSALVTGVFGGLLRDLICRQPPLVLHEELYASVALIASGLYLALLEFNVPDVTATIVTLVIGYVLRMAAVRFKWRLPSFHLETESSLH, from the coding sequence ATGCTGCTAAGTGTGTTGTATGTCATTGGTATCACGGCTGAAGCCATGACTGGTGCGTTAAGTGCCGGACGAAGAAAAATGGACTGGTTTGGAGTTATGTTGGTCGCAAGTGCCACTGCCATCGGTGGCGGCACCGTACGTGACATCTTATTAGGGCACTATCCGCTCGGCTGGGTAAAAAACCCGGAGTTTCTTGCCATCACTTGCCTTGCTGGGATCTTAACAACAGGGCTAGCGAAATGGGTGATCAAATTAAAAGGTCTGTTTATTCGTCTCGACGCGCTAGGCTTGATCGTCTTTAGTATCATCGGCACTAAAATCGCGTTGGATATGGGGCTACACCCTGGTATTTGTATGGTATCTGCATTAGTAACGGGTGTATTTGGTGGACTGCTTCGAGATTTAATTTGTCGTCAGCCGCCGTTAGTGTTGCATGAAGAGCTTTACGCATCCGTCGCCTTGATTGCCTCTGGACTGTACTTAGCATTATTAGAATTCAACGTGCCGGACGTCACGGCCACTATTGTCACGCTGGTGATTGGCTATGTGTTACGTATGGCAGCGGTTCGATTTAAATGGCGTTTGCCATCCTTCCATTTGGAAACTGAAAGCTCACTTCACTAA
- a CDS encoding elongation factor P hydroxylase gives MTHDYQDLITLFNDTFLEPFNTKLELGGDEPIYLPADEEQPHHRIIFARGFYASALHEISHWCVAGPERRLLEDFGYWYEPDGRTAEVQAEFEKVEVRPQAYEWILSKSAGFPFTVSCDNLHGDFEPDRLGFMRKVHNEVLGILEAGLPQRVKMLSEALRSFYQTKPLEASDFSVK, from the coding sequence ATGACCCACGACTATCAAGACCTTATCACCCTATTTAACGACACCTTTCTAGAACCTTTTAACACCAAACTAGAGCTGGGTGGAGATGAACCTATCTACCTTCCTGCTGATGAAGAGCAACCTCACCACCGGATTATTTTTGCTCGTGGTTTCTATGCGTCTGCACTTCATGAAATCTCGCATTGGTGTGTGGCTGGCCCTGAACGTCGTTTGTTGGAAGACTTTGGCTATTGGTACGAGCCGGATGGCCGAACGGCTGAGGTTCAGGCTGAGTTTGAGAAAGTAGAAGTTCGCCCTCAGGCATATGAGTGGATATTGTCTAAAAGTGCTGGCTTCCCTTTTACTGTCAGTTGTGACAATCTACACGGCGATTTTGAACCAGATCGGCTTGGTTTTATGCGTAAAGTGCATAACGAAGTATTAGGTATTCTGGAAGCAGGATTGCCACAACGAGTAAAAATGCTGTCTGAAGCACTACGCTCTTTTTATCAAACTAAGCCGCTGGAAGCGTCTGATTTTAGCGTTAAGTAA
- a CDS encoding YfcL family protein, with product MIIEFEEKLLELIDARIETASDDELFAGGYLRGHISLSAASCEDEGINDIEELKARIANSLDEARTELSPSDRIIVNDLWQELQAQA from the coding sequence ATGATTATTGAATTTGAAGAAAAACTACTGGAATTGATTGATGCTCGAATTGAAACTGCATCAGATGATGAGCTGTTTGCTGGTGGTTATCTGCGTGGTCACATCTCTCTATCTGCTGCATCGTGTGAAGACGAAGGCATCAATGATATTGAAGAGCTGAAAGCTCGCATCGCCAACAGTTTAGATGAAGCTCGCACTGAGCTAAGCCCGTCCGATCGCATCATTGTTAACGACCTATGGCAAGAGCTACAGGCTCAAGCTTAA
- a CDS encoding NADPH-dependent FMN reductase, producing MKIVAFAASTSSTSINKVLATYAANQVEGAQVNVLDLNNYQVPMFSEDTEKEVGQAEGAIAFLRDLEQADAIVVSFAEHNGSYAAAYKNLFDWATRIERNVFQDKPVVYLATSPGPGGAQSVLAAATGSAQFFGADVKASLSVPNFYENFDVETGASLNAEIAEQVQQAVAQLA from the coding sequence ATGAAAATTGTCGCATTTGCTGCTTCTACCAGTTCAACATCAATCAACAAAGTACTTGCCACTTACGCGGCCAATCAAGTCGAAGGCGCTCAAGTGAATGTATTGGACTTAAATAACTATCAAGTTCCAATGTTTAGCGAAGACACAGAGAAAGAGGTCGGCCAGGCCGAGGGTGCGATTGCCTTCTTACGAGATCTAGAACAAGCGGATGCAATCGTGGTTTCTTTTGCTGAACACAACGGTTCATACGCTGCAGCGTACAAAAACCTGTTTGACTGGGCGACGCGCATTGAGCGTAACGTATTCCAAGACAAGCCAGTGGTTTACCTAGCGACCTCTCCAGGCCCTGGTGGGGCGCAAAGCGTATTGGCAGCAGCGACAGGCTCTGCTCAGTTCTTTGGTGCAGATGTGAAGGCATCTTTGTCAGTGCCAAACTTCTACGAGAATTTTGACGTAGAAACGGGTGCAAGCCTAAATGCAGAAATCGCTGAGCAAGTGCAACAAGCTGTTGCTCAGTTGGCATAA